One window from the genome of Plasmodium reichenowi strain SY57 chromosome 8, whole genome shotgun sequence encodes:
- a CDS encoding ATP-dependent RNA helicase prh1, putative (part of same gene as PRSY57_0820600B~gap found within coding sequence): MRELPILKYKHEIKKLIKKNNLIIIKGETGCGKTTQVPQIINEIFFDKKEKKYDNIKHKNDEKKKRKEKKKMLISLPRRVATITVAERVSKEMKRGDIGNYVGYTIRFKNVCSDKTRIKFVTDGILIREIMNDPLLKKYKFLILDEIHERSIRTDVLLGYTKILLQKRKKIKIILMSATFDINIFNQFFNNPPIITIPHKLHKITIYYPRRNIEDYILSVVSTVLQIHFGNTSYSSEFENDDDHRENEQNESNESNEQNESNELNESNELNESNELNELNEQNESNESNEQNKSNELNEPYEPNQTHDINEIDEQNNLQTDNISMNNINEDIKKTEDKSLGDILVFLPGQEEIEMVNIMLKEKLKIIYKGNLLNKLMKERNNYNNQNDFQNKINNKFNTEDHILNEICFHFGKTEIMPDKIYNMKILQLYSSLPNKKQKVIFEPVPPNTRKVILSTNIAETSVTIPNIKYVIDSGKVKIKYFDVNRGSNVLRVTQISKDSAIQRSGRAGREAPGQVYRIYTKEEYENMNPFLIPEIFRSDLTQIYLELK; encoded by the exons atgaGAGAATTACCCATATTGAAATACAAAcatgaaattaaaaaattgataaaaaaaaataatttaatcataataaaagGAGAAACAGGTTGTGGAAAGACTACTCAAGTTCCccaaataataaatgaaatattttttgataaaaaagagaaaaaatatgataatataaaacataaaaatgatgaaaaaaagaagaggaaagaaaaaaaaaaaatgttaatatCTCTTCCTAGAAGAGTAGCAACTATTACTGTTGCTGAAAGAGTTTCCaaagaaatgaaaagaGGTGATATAGGTAATTACGTTGGTTATACTATAAgatttaaaaatgtatgtTCTGATAAAACTAGAATAAAATTTGTTACAGATGGTATATTAATTAGAGAAATCATGAATGATcctttattaaaaaaatataaatttttaattctaGATGAAATTCATGAAAGATCTATTAGAACTGATGTCTTATTAGGCTATACAAAAATTTTGttacaaaaaagaaaaaaaattaaaattatactAATGTCTGCAACGTTTgatataaacatatttaatCAATTCTTTAACAACCCACCAATTATAACTATTCCTCATAAGCTTCATAAaattacaatatattatcctAGAAGAAATATAGAAGATTATATCCTATCAGTTGTCAGTACAGTTTTGCAAATACATTTTGGTAATACTTCATATTCATCGGAATTTGAGAATGATGATGATCACAGAgaaaatgaacaaaatgaatCAAACGAATCAAACGAACAAAATGAATCAAACGAATTAAACGAATCAAACGAATTAAACGAATCAAACGAATTAAACGAATTAAACGAACAAAATGAATCAAACGAATCAAACgaacaaaataaatcaaaCGAATTAAATGAACCTTACGAACCAAATCAAACTCatgatataaatgaaatagATGAACAGAACAACCTGCAGACAGATAACATTTCTATGAACAACataaatgaagatataaaaaagacGGAAGATAAAAGCCTTGGTGATATTTTAGTATTCTTACCTGGTCAAGAAGAAATCGAAATGgtaaatattatgttaaaagaaaaattaaaaataatttataaaggaaatttattaaataaattaatgaaagaaagaaataattataataatcaaaatgattttcaaaataaaataaataataaatttaatacTGAGGATCATATACTTAATGAAATTTGTTTTCATTTTGGTAAAACGGAAATAATGCCAgataaaatttataatatgaaaatcTTACAACTATATTCATCACTtccaaataaaaaacaGAAAGTTATATTTGAACCTGTTCCCCCAAACACAAGGAAG GTAATTTTAAGTACCAACATTGCAGAAACATCGGTGACCATTccaaatataaaatatgtaatcGACAGCGGAAAAgtgaaaataaaatattttgatgTAAATAGGGGAAGCAACGTTTTAAGAGTAACTCAAATATCTAAAGATTCTGCAATTCAAAGAAGTGGAAGAGCAGGAAGAGAAGCGCCAGGACAGGTATATCgaatatatacaaaagaGGAGTATGAGAATATGAatccttttttaatacCTGAAATTTTCCGTTCAGACTTGACTCAAATATATTTGGAATTAAAG